The genomic stretch AGTGCATAAGATACGGTTGCAGGTAATTTATTCAATTGCTAGTACTTTTTTGTCACTGTAGTATCTTCACTGATAGAATAGAACTCTGGAATCTGAAAGTTCAATTCAGTTAGATctataaaacattaaaattacCGAAAGAAATTTTTCTACAAAGATCTTTGAAGGTTTCTTTTACATTTATCTTTTCctgtttaattttgtttttaattattgaCGTGATTTCTCAGGGCTATTATAGTTTCAGCCAGAAGTTGAAATTTATTGTTCGCATACCCTTTGCCATTACAGCTTATGGTACGCATTTCAGTGCTTGGACTTTTTAAACTTTTAGATGATACTTACCTTGTGAAGTCAATTGATACATGTGACAACTTTCAAGTTCCAAGTCAACCCAAGAGCTTAAGATGTTGGAGGCACATGAATGTTTTCAACATGCATAGTTTATATTTTGAGTTCTTAATTATGATGCAAATATTCTCAACAATTTGATTTTATTCCAGGTACTGCTGCAATGCTACTTGTTATAGTCTGGAAACCTTACACTGGTTTTCTGTCAATCTCTGCAATATTGAGGTACTATCATCATTTGGTCATACTTGTCCATTTAAGACATTTTCTATGGGATATATTCAATGGAATTAAGAAATGGAATATCAGCAAGAGAATGTTGCTTCTAAATATGAAGGACTGGTTAATGTGAATCTTTATCAATAGAAAATTGGTTATAAATTTGATTGATGATTAAATGctacaaattatattttttgttGGAGATGGCGCATGTTGTTTTGAAGCACAACAAAGACAACAAGGCTTTTTTGCATGTTTGATTGAATGAGTATACCTAATCTTATCATAGTATTATAGTAAGATGGCTTTGCTAGTAGACAGTGATGCTCAATACATTGCAATTTTTGGAACTTTTAGCTGCAACCAACTTGGTAGGGGATCAAGAGTTTGGTTGTTTACTTCCTCTTGTTTGGGCTTTTTAGCAGTTGTACTTTTAACTTGGCCGTAATCAAATGAAATTTGATTTTTCATATCATGcagtgatttttttaattaatattgtttgttcttgatttttcttatttatttaggATTGAGTATATGCATCCCTATAAATAGGGATTAGTTTAGTATTTTGTATGAAGTTGATATCAATTAAGATATTATCAATAATATTAAAAGTCTTTATATTTATCTGATCATTTTATCTAAAACTTCACAACTGCAACATTTACCTTCTTAGGTGTTTGTCTTATTTTGGTTGTCTGAAAACTCTGCAGGATTATTATGGTAGTCGAAGCATTATGTGCTGGATGTTTTATGAGCCTTTATATTGGTAAATTATAATCCTTTTGTATTTTCATGTCTTGGCTAGAAATTTCCTATTAAGATTAACTTTTATGGTgcaaaaaaattctataaaaaatagaaaatgttaAACACGTATAAGAACACTTAAAGGAATGTTTTCAGCCTTCAGGTGCCACGGCCGATCAAATGAATGGTAAAACTAGGAACATTTATTGATATGCAGTAAATTATATACAGaaatattaaacaattttaaGGTTTGTTCTGTTTGAAAAACGGTAATGTATTGGGTGAGTCTTGGGGAGGGGAGGACAGCACCCTAATTGGCCGAAAGATCTGGATATATTTATTGCATTATACCCATCTACCATCAGTGTTGTCTATGGCGGATTGCGGAAAATAGCGGCGAACCAAAAATCCGTCATAAAAATATGGCGGATGGCGGAACGGGAAATTGTGGAAGCATGACGAACAAACAAAAAACATTATATATACACACAAAAAACAGTGACAGCaccaaaaaaaccaaaaaactgACTTCATAAAACTTAAAAAACAGAATTATATAGGTAGAAAATAGAATTCATATCTCAGTTTTTCAAAATAGACATTATAAGGTAAATAAAATAGATGGGGGCATTTCTCAAATACTTAAAAACAGAActgaaaaataatagtaataacaaCGTAACATAAACACGAAATAAAAATTGTATATACCAAACAGAAGAAAACTTAAAGTAGTAACAGATCACTAATAAAGAGAGAAATATAGAATACTAAAAAAACCAAGCTTGAGAAAAAACTAGAACTAAAAAATAAGCAGCAGTAGCATAACTTGTAACCGACACAAGAAAAAGAAGATCATTAGAGAAGAAGAGATACACAAGTGGAACATAAGAAGAACAACATAGTAAAtcatatgaaaaaataaaagagaaaaaaaaaccaGAAGAATACACATAGGGAGAAGAAGAAACGTGGATAATAGAAAGGTTGCAGCGTGttttagttttataaatatttaatcagAGTAATTATCTATATTCTGAAGTCCGGACTCGGACACGGACACGGGACACGAGGACAGTGCTAATGTAAAAAATATAGGACATGGACACggctatatatattttatatattaataaaataatacaatttaTGAGCATAATTTATAAAGAGTTTAAAACGAGAATCAAAATTTATGTATAATTAAACTTAGTACTCTCgatcaacataaaaaaaaaaagacttaaatTGAGTATTTTCaattaagaaagaaaaaagaatgagtaTCGGAAGAAAAATAGTGAAATACGGGTGGGGGTGACGGTGGAATACCGACGTGTGGCGAAGCGGCATGCGGTAAAGATGAAAACAATCAAAGAAGATGAGAACAAAcagagaagatgaagaaacaaggaatACGAGTTGTTTTTATAGTAGgggaaataaaatatgaaagataaaaaaacgtttttattttttaaaattctgaGAATTTGAGAGGTTGATATTTCCGTTATTTGAAATAGTGTGTCGTATCTGTGTCCgttacattttaattattttttcgtTGGACACTTCAAAAAATGTCTAATACGTGTCGTACATGTGTCGGTGTCCGATACGTGTCCGGTGCGGGGACACGCCTTCTGATTGGTGTGTCGGCGCTTCATAGTCTGTATTTAATGAGGCTTATTGGTATTTAATCAGAATTATCATTAGGGTTGAGTAAATAAATACCCAGACAGAAATTttcagatttttttaaaaaataacgcAATATCCACATACCGCCATGAACCTTAAACTCGTGGCGGCCGCCATGGCGCCGCAATGCAAAATCCGTAACGCCATAACTTTTCCATGGCGCTATTTTGAATTTCCGCAACCACAATCCGCCATGGCGCCACCATGGCCGCAATTTGACAACACTGTCTACCGTGCTGGTTGAGTTGaatatttatgtattttgttCAAATTCACTTTACTTTTATAATTATAAGATCTTATTTTTGTATAGTAGTTATCGTAGTATAGCTTTATGTAATGTAATTCTTTCTATGTGCATTTTTTGTACATGCAGGCTACATACACCAGTACAATTCATTAAACTCTCATCCTGATGTTCTGAAGTCCTTATATTCACCACTACAACCAGCAAGTTCTTTGGAGGGTCTAAGGCAAACATTTTGTAATTTAGTTTCTTTCTAATTAACTTCATTGTTCAATATCCATGTTTAATTCTCAAACCAcaaaattagaattttgtttGGCAAACTAGTATTTCTGGAAGCATGGTCTACTTGGTACCTTTTATGCACTCCATTCATGTTATGCAAAAGTCCGAATGCAAATCACATTTTCAAACACGTCAATCATTGGGTTCCTACTTCCTGGATTGTGAAGACCACAATTAGAAACTTTGTCTGGCAAACCATAGTAGTATTTCTGAATGCACAACAATCTACCTTTTATGCATCCATTCATGTTACACAATAAAATCCAAATTGCATTTGCAAACACATATGAAACACTGGGTTCTTGGATCGTGAAGAATGTAAACTGTGTAATTAGTATATCTTAATGCAACAGGTACCATGATGGTAGGCTCTCTGATCAGCAAATGGCTTTGTTGCAATATCAGCGTGAAAATCTTCATTTTTTGAGTGAGGAGGTATCTCAGGGTTCGAAGCGTtcattaattatttgattttatacatTTTAATTCGTACTGACAGTGTAGATGTTTTACTGCAcataaattaattgattaacatTTTGTCTTGCAGATTCTTCGTTTGCAAGAGTCTTTAAGCAAA from Vicia villosa cultivar HV-30 ecotype Madison, WI linkage group LG4, Vvil1.0, whole genome shotgun sequence encodes the following:
- the LOC131595007 gene encoding protein FIP1-like isoform X2, with the translated sequence MLLTGIFQQYLVYQVHKIRLQGYYSFSQKLKFIVRIPFAITAYGTAAMLLVIVWKPYTGFLSISAILRIIMVVEALCAGCFMSLYIGYIHQYNSLNSHPDVLKSLYSPLQPASSLEGLRYHDGRLSDQQMALLQYQRENLHFLSEEILRLQESLSKYERTEDRSTPQVDLAHLLAARDQELRTISAEMNQMQSELRLARSLIAERDSETQRVRMTNNQYVEENERLRAILGEWSTRAAKLERALETERMSNIELQRKISALRSQTHMSAEANDQGG